Below is a window of Synergistaceae bacterium DNA.
CCCACTCCTCGGAAAGGCGCTTGAGCGAGTGCCTCTCGTGGCAGGAGAGAGGCTTCGCGAGATAGGGGAGGTCCTCCTCCAAAGGCAGAAGCACGGGCCCTCCTATCTTGACCCCCTTCAGGACGTGCACCTGCAAGGTAACGACCCCCGCCACGTCCGCGGTGTGGCCGGCGATCTCGCCGTTGCCCTGGAAGGCGTGCATGTCGCCCATGTAAACCCCGCCTCCCGGCACCTTCACCGGGCATATCAGCACGGCCCCGGCGCGCACGGTGTTCACGTCCATGTGACCGTCGGTCCGGCATTCCAGCTCCTCCTGTGTTTTCGCATACTCGTGCGGGGCCCCCACCAGGAATGCGCCGAAGTCGCCCGCGTTGTGAGAGTCGGGGAAGGGCAGTGAGGGGGTGGTCCCGAGCTGCCCCATGAACGGCCTCATCCTGGTGGCGATGCCCGGCAGGTCGGCCGGCGCAAACACCAGCACTGGGTTCTGGACGGAGTTGTCAGGCTTCGCCGAGAAGCGCGCCGCGTCCGCCGCCACCCGCTCGGCCCCACCCTTGTCCAGCGTCACCGCCAGCATTCGCTCGTGGTCGAAGACGATCGTGTAGCCGTTCGAGATTATGAAGGGCGATATCTCCGCCCCGCATTCCGCGCACCGGACAGCCCCCTGTCCGATTCCCTCGAGGACAGTCTTCGGACGGTACGCGCCGCACGAGGGGCACTGCTTCGCCACGAACGGGTCCCCGCGAAAGCGGGAGGGGTCGGGCGTGGCGTCATTGCCCGAGGCTGTTGCGAGCGATGTCACCATTACGTCCTTTATCCGGATGGCTATGGCGTCGCCAGGCTCCGCCCCCTCTACCGCGACCGGTATCGTAACCTCGTGACCGCCCTTCAGCTCCGGCGTTATCATCGGCCCCCAGCACCCGGGCGCCGTGTTTGCGACGATAGTCCCGCCGTCCCTGACAGGCCCGAGCATGGGCATGGACGGATCCAGAAGACCATCTGTGAAGCTGTTGACGAAAACCGTGCATGAACCCCGCATTCCGCTCATATTTCGACACTCCTTTCCTTATCGCGCAGGCCCTCGGCCCGCGCCGCACAAAACCCGACAAACACCCTCCGTATTGCCTCTCATCTCTGTTTTTCAATCATAGCACAGACGTGCGGACCCGTGTATCA
It encodes the following:
- a CDS encoding acetamidase/formamidase family protein, with product MSGMRGSCTVFVNSFTDGLLDPSMPMLGPVRDGGTIVANTAPGCWGPMITPELKGGHEVTIPVAVEGAEPGDAIAIRIKDVMVTSLATASGNDATPDPSRFRGDPFVAKQCPSCGAYRPKTVLEGIGQGAVRCAECGAEISPFIISNGYTIVFDHERMLAVTLDKGGAERVAADAARFSAKPDNSVQNPVLVFAPADLPGIATRMRPFMGQLGTTPSLPFPDSHNAGDFGAFLVGAPHEYAKTQEELECRTDGHMDVNTVRAGAVLICPVKVPGGGVYMGDMHAFQGNGEIAGHTADVAGVVTLQVHVLKGVKIGGPVLLPLEEDLPYLAKPLSCHERHSLKRLSEEWGVGVEEDAPICFIGTGANMNDAISNGLERASDALDMSVLEVKNRVTVAGAIEIGRAPGVVMVTFRCPVEKIDRMGVLPLVRQQYGL